A single region of the Drosophila miranda strain MSH22 chromosome 2, D.miranda_PacBio2.1, whole genome shotgun sequence genome encodes:
- the LOC108154378 gene encoding uncharacterized protein LOC108154378, which translates to MGSLWPSPEIENQFDQQMVFAANSELENMIEDGESLAVPGLEPSTELGYLIATLYEPPLRIIYSMDGTMEKFYIFDTDFIAEALTHQCSFVMQPPRPVSMEVRTFLSNTLKMAVSHAPSIVELIPCPAKGRLIVLSLIDRVTGVLVGCGIGQLQPQPAVDENGDYKGLEWYPEVRGFAINTQCRELISEYLASNIDSESWN; encoded by the coding sequence ATGGGATCATTATGGCCCTCTCCTGAAATCGAAAATCAGTTTGATCAGCAGATGGTTTTTGCAGCCAATAGTGAGCTGGAAAATATGATAGAAGATGGAGAATCATTGGCTGTACCAGGTCTCGAGCCGAGCACTGAGTTGGGATATCTCATTGCCACGTTGTATGAGCCCCCCTTGAGGATTATCTATTCAATGGATGGAACTATGGAGAAGTTCTACATTTTCGATACGGATTTCATTGCTGAAGCACTAACGCATCAGTGCTCTTTTGTTATGCAGCCACCCCGGCCAGTTTCCATGGAAGTTCGTACATTCCTTTCCAATACCCTGAAAATGGCCGTCAGTCATGCTCCATCGATTGTGGAGCTTATCCCATGCCCGGCAAAGGGTCGGCTGATAGTCCTGTCCCTGATAGATCGCGTCACCGGGGTCTTGGTCGGGTGTGGGATTGGCCAACTGCAGCCCCAACCTGCCGTAGATGAAAATGGAGACTACAAGGGCTTGGAGTGGTACCCGGAAGTTCGAGGCTTTGCCATCAACACTCAATGCCGCGAGCTGATCAGCGAGTACCTTGCAAGCAATATTGACTCTGAATCCTGGAATTGA